A region of the Mesoterricola sediminis genome:
TCCTGGTCCCCGGCGCGGTCCTGCCCGGCCTGCGCTACGGCGCCCTCGTGGTGGACGAGGCCCAGGACCTGGAACCCCACTGGATCGCCCCCCTCCTGAACCTGCTCGAGGACCCCGCCCGGGATCCGGTGCTGCTCCTGGAAGACCCGGCCCAGAGCCTGTTCCGGGCCGGCCGCCACACCCTGGGCCAGCCCTGGCGCCTCGACCTGAGCCTGCGCCAGCATCCGGCCATCCGCCGTGCCGCCTGCCTCGCCTATCCCGCCTGCGGCTGGGAGGCGCCGGCCCTGCTCCCCGAGGAGCAGGCCGTGTTCCTGGAACCGAGCGGCCCCGGCCGGTGGCGGGCGGATGTGGCGCGCTGGCTCCACCGGCTGGACGAGGAAGGGGTGCGGCCCGACGACGTGCTCATCCTCAGCCCCCACCGGCCCGAGACCCTGGGCATCGCCGACGGGGACCGCCTGGGGCCCTGGGCCGTGAACCCGGAAGCGGACTGGTGGCAGGGGGAGAAGGCCGGCCGGGTCCGCATGGGCAGCGTCTTCCTGTTCAAGGGCCTGGAGGCGGACGTGGTGATCTACCTCCAGCCCCGGTACGCGCGGCCGGACGCGGGCCGCCTGGCCTACACCGCCTATTCCCGGGCCCGCCACCGGCTCGTGGTGCTGGAGAAGGCCCTGCCGGAGCCCGCCCGCCCCAAGGCCCCGGCCGCGCCGCCCCCCCCGCCTCCCCCGCCCGTCGTGCCTTCGGTGCCCCGCCTTCCCTACCGGTTCAAGCCCGAGGAACGGGCCCGGCTCGCGGGCGCCCTCACCGCCGCCCGCACCTGGGGCACCACCGTCGACGCCGATCCCGCCTGAGCCGCCCATGCCGCCCCTGCCCCACCCCTCCCTGGCCCTGGTCCTCCTCGCGGGCGCCGCCCTGGCCGCGGGCGCGGTGCTGGGCACCCGCCATGCCCCGGGCCCGGACGACCCCGTCTGGCGGCTGCGCTGGGGCGCCTGGCGCGTCCTCGCCCGCCTCGGCCGGAACCCGGGCGCGACATGGCACCGCCGGGGCCTGGCCCAGGGGGACCCCGAGCGGGGCGTGCCCTGCCTGGAGGAGGCCGCCCGGTACGATCATCCGGAGGCCCACTTCGAACTGGGCCTCTGGTACGAGGAGGGCGGGCACGGCCCGGGAAGCCGCGACCGCGCCGCCCGCCACTACCGCGCGGCCGCGGAGGCCGGCCACGCCGAGGCCTGCTTCCGGCTGGCCGAACTGCTGGGCTGGGGCATCGGGCCCGCCCGGGACCCCGGGGTGGCCCTCCGGTGGTACCAGCGGAGCGCCCAGGGCGGCTTCCGGCCCGCGATGGAGGCCCTGGCGCGGATCTACGAAACGGCCGACGGGGTGCCCGAGGACCTGGAGAAGTCCGTGGCCTGGACCCTCCAGGCCCGGGAGGCCGAACCCGCTCCCCTGCGCTGCAGCCGCTTCGCCCGGCCCAGCCCCGCCCGGGCCCCCGCGCCGGAACCGGGCCCGGAGGCCGGCCCCAACGCCGAAGCCGACGCCCGCTTCCGCCTGGGCATGGGCCTGCTCAGCGAGGGCCGGGACCCGGCCGCGGCCCTGGGCTGGCTCCGCCGCGCCGCGGAAGGCGGCCACCTGGAGGCCATGGGGGAGCTGGGGCGGCTCCTGGCCGAGACCGGCGACCCGGAGGGCGAGGTGTGGCTGCGCCGCGCCGCGGCCCTCGGCCACCCCGGCGCCCAGGTGCGCCTGGGGCACCTCCGGGGACGCACCGCCGCGGGGCCCGGACGGGGCTGATCCCGCCCGGGGGCTATTCCTGCTTCTTGAGCTTCAGCGTGCCGGTGGCCATGGGGGAGGTCCAGGTGCCGGAGAGGCCGTCCTCGGAGAACGTCACTTCGAAGTCCATGGTGGCCTCGGTGACCCGGATGACGCCCTTGCTCACCTTGGCGCGCTGGACCTCGTCGCCGAAGTCGCCCACGGCGGTGGCGAACCACATCGTCTTGCCCTTCACCTTGGTCCCGTCCACGGTGAAGGTGGCGGTGAGCTTGCCCTTCACATTGGCGTCGAAGGCCCATTCGCCCACCCAGTTCCCGGCGAGCCGGGCGAGAAGG
Encoded here:
- a CDS encoding tetratricopeptide repeat protein — translated: MPPLPHPSLALVLLAGAALAAGAVLGTRHAPGPDDPVWRLRWGAWRVLARLGRNPGATWHRRGLAQGDPERGVPCLEEAARYDHPEAHFELGLWYEEGGHGPGSRDRAARHYRAAAEAGHAEACFRLAELLGWGIGPARDPGVALRWYQRSAQGGFRPAMEALARIYETADGVPEDLEKSVAWTLQAREAEPAPLRCSRFARPSPARAPAPEPGPEAGPNAEADARFRLGMGLLSEGRDPAAALGWLRRAAEGGHLEAMGELGRLLAETGDPEGEVWLRRAAALGHPGAQVRLGHLRGRTAAGPGRG